Proteins found in one Enterococcus sp. 9D6_DIV0238 genomic segment:
- a CDS encoding metallophosphoesterase has protein sequence MKKQAIFFILFFFSIISMVFYAFFIEPKRIVTHNYTLGDNQGQKSLKVVQLSDIHIQENYPVAQLEKIVTKVNQEKPDIILFTGDLFDNYAKYGPIEDVTAALSRLTAPLGKFAVWGNHDYGGGAARVYPEILAGAGFQLLENSGMNIALADGKSVFISGLDDSLLGNSSIEEALSERQSDYTILLSHEPDVADQLVDQDIQLILSGHSHGGQINLPFITIKNIMAEKYFSGFYNLTNDTTLYVNTGLGTTKIPARFRVPPEIAVFDLYI, from the coding sequence ATGAAGAAGCAAGCAATTTTTTTCATATTATTCTTTTTTTCGATCATCAGCATGGTCTTCTATGCTTTTTTTATAGAACCAAAACGAATCGTCACTCACAACTATACTCTTGGCGATAATCAAGGACAAAAATCACTGAAAGTTGTTCAACTTTCAGACATCCATATTCAAGAAAACTATCCAGTAGCCCAGCTTGAAAAAATTGTTACAAAGGTGAATCAGGAAAAACCGGATATTATCTTATTTACTGGTGATCTATTTGATAACTATGCAAAGTACGGACCTATAGAGGATGTCACAGCTGCCTTAAGTCGATTAACTGCACCTTTAGGAAAATTCGCTGTTTGGGGCAATCATGATTATGGTGGCGGCGCTGCTCGTGTTTATCCAGAGATATTAGCTGGAGCTGGTTTTCAATTACTGGAAAATTCAGGGATGAATATTGCTCTTGCAGATGGAAAAAGTGTTTTTATCAGTGGTTTAGATGATTCTTTATTAGGTAACTCGTCGATCGAAGAAGCTTTGAGCGAACGTCAAAGTGACTACACGATTTTACTTAGTCATGAGCCGGATGTAGCTGATCAACTAGTGGACCAAGATATACAGCTGATCTTATCCGGTCACAGTCATGGTGGTCAAATCAACCTTCCATTTATAACCATCAAAAATATCATGGCAGAAAAATATTTTAGTGGCTTCTACAATTTAACAAATGACACGACACTTTATGTCAATACAGGATTAGGGACAACAAAAATTCCTGCTCGGTTTAGAGTGCCACCGGAAATCGCTGTATTTGATCTGTATATTTAA
- a CDS encoding pyridoxamine 5'-phosphate oxidase family protein, whose translation MEIHERIVRLLNSSKVFLLATIDKREFPTVITVSAPLWREGLLKLQFYLDGEGETVKNIRSNPNGSVCCYEEIAHESLLLKGKFSVEEVGSKGEITSRLSDYQKELNHQAPVLVTFETWTARIHMDKKTKDIIV comes from the coding sequence ATGGAGATACATGAGCGAATTGTGAGATTACTAAATTCCAGTAAGGTATTTTTACTTGCAACCATCGATAAAAGGGAATTTCCAACAGTGATTACCGTATCCGCACCCTTATGGAGAGAGGGACTGTTGAAATTACAATTTTATTTGGATGGGGAAGGGGAAACGGTCAAAAATATTCGTTCTAACCCCAATGGGTCTGTTTGTTGCTATGAAGAAATTGCTCATGAAAGTTTGCTGCTAAAAGGGAAATTTTCTGTTGAAGAAGTGGGTTCTAAAGGTGAGATCACATCTAGGTTGTCTGACTATCAAAAAGAGTTAAATCATCAAGCACCTGTCTTGGTGACATTTGAAACTTGGACAGCAAGAATCCATATGGATAAAAAAACAAAAGATATCATTGTTTAA
- a CDS encoding DUF2798 domain-containing protein, with protein sequence MPKTKKESLFFTTIVCFSMVFSMSLYNLVLHEQLSWSHLLGGLVPGFLVAFLVDVFVVANAAKKIAFSLPINREKQLHMVVAVSSCMVLGMVFFMSIYGVVVQTGITEEFFSNYIGAFSQNLVMALPLQLLIVGPICRLILKKSRQANWLRQESVK encoded by the coding sequence ATGCCGAAAACAAAAAAAGAAAGTTTATTTTTTACAACGATTGTCTGTTTTTCCATGGTCTTTTCAATGAGTCTTTATAATCTAGTGTTGCATGAGCAATTGTCATGGAGTCATCTTCTAGGTGGTCTAGTACCTGGTTTTCTAGTGGCTTTTTTAGTTGATGTGTTCGTTGTAGCAAATGCTGCAAAGAAAATCGCTTTTTCATTGCCGATCAATAGAGAAAAGCAGCTTCATATGGTTGTTGCTGTTTCTAGCTGTATGGTGCTTGGAATGGTCTTTTTCATGTCCATTTACGGTGTCGTGGTTCAAACTGGTATTACAGAAGAATTTTTTAGTAACTATATTGGAGCTTTCAGTCAGAATTTAGTGATGGCTTTACCTTTGCAACTATTGATCGTTGGACCTATATGCCGCTTGATTTTGAAGAAAAGTCGACAAGCTAATTGGTTACGACAAGAATCAGTCAAGTAA